A region of Thiofilum sp. DNA encodes the following proteins:
- a CDS encoding aspartate ammonia-lyase, with protein MIETTLQTVFPDLTSSEIQQLAAITTTKKFAVNDVAIPQEFDMKAGQPRRVLMIIQTGEIEIFRHEEGFQQHIASRYENEILGEEMLLEPEKVHQLSYRSIVETQALVIRRIDMEQLLLDQPEMARKIYRQLAINATRRLEREDHPVRCHSERDSMGEVQIPNDAYYGSQTARAIQNFKITGIPIAHFPKLIKSLAIIKKAAARANSEAPNLKRVPNATMGLTVGEAIIHACDEIIEGNQFLQRQFLVDVIQGGAGTSTNMNANEVIAKRARELLGFPKFHPDGNPVDPNDDVNMAQSTNDVYPSAVRLTLMLTYTELTSAMQELIAAFLAKGEAFASVIKMGRTQLQDAVPMTLGQEFRAFGVTLEEDIDKLERNVPLLGELNLGGTAIGTGILASPDYRARVLDEVNHILHNELNLWRIAVRPALDLVEASWDTGVFVLFSGVIKRIAVKLSKICNDLRLLSSGPLAGFGDIRLPAVQAGSSIMPGKVNPVIPEVVNQVAFQVIGNDLAITIAAEGGQLQLNAFEPIIAFNLLQSMQMMTRAMRTLTTHVQGIVVTEQDKQCLRERVEQSPGLATFLIPVIGYQAATKIAKEVISSGHSVKDLVLAQGIMNETQWEEFMHPDNLTKPYRPATQAS; from the coding sequence ATGATCGAAACGACCTTACAGACCGTTTTTCCTGATCTCACGTCAAGTGAAATTCAACAGCTTGCTGCTATTACGACCACTAAAAAATTTGCCGTTAATGACGTGGCTATTCCCCAAGAGTTTGATATGAAAGCAGGGCAACCACGCCGTGTGTTAATGATCATTCAAACGGGTGAAATCGAGATTTTTCGCCATGAAGAAGGCTTCCAACAACATATTGCTTCACGCTATGAGAATGAGATTTTAGGTGAGGAAATGCTGTTAGAACCGGAAAAAGTACATCAGCTTTCCTATCGCTCTATTGTAGAAACGCAAGCCTTAGTTATACGCCGCATTGATATGGAACAGTTGCTCCTAGACCAACCAGAAATGGCGCGGAAGATTTATCGCCAATTAGCTATTAATGCTACGCGTCGCCTTGAGCGAGAAGATCATCCGGTGCGTTGTCATAGTGAACGCGACTCTATGGGCGAGGTGCAAATCCCTAATGATGCCTATTACGGCTCACAAACCGCACGCGCGATTCAAAACTTTAAAATTACTGGAATTCCGATTGCACATTTCCCGAAGCTAATCAAAAGCCTCGCGATTATTAAAAAAGCAGCGGCGCGTGCCAATAGTGAAGCACCTAATCTCAAACGTGTACCTAATGCAACAATGGGTTTAACGGTGGGCGAGGCGATTATTCATGCCTGTGATGAAATTATTGAGGGTAATCAATTTCTGCAACGACAATTTTTAGTGGACGTGATTCAAGGGGGTGCGGGTACGTCCACGAATATGAACGCTAATGAAGTGATTGCTAAACGCGCCCGTGAATTATTGGGTTTTCCTAAATTTCATCCTGATGGGAATCCGGTTGATCCCAATGATGATGTGAATATGGCGCAGTCGACTAATGATGTGTATCCCTCGGCGGTGCGTTTAACTTTGATGCTCACCTATACTGAGCTGACCAGTGCGATGCAAGAGTTGATTGCAGCCTTTTTAGCTAAGGGCGAAGCGTTTGCCTCGGTGATTAAAATGGGTCGTACCCAATTACAAGATGCAGTGCCCATGACCTTAGGGCAAGAGTTTCGTGCGTTTGGTGTCACTTTAGAAGAGGACATTGACAAATTAGAGCGCAATGTGCCGCTATTAGGTGAACTCAATTTAGGTGGAACCGCGATTGGTACGGGGATTTTAGCTAGCCCTGATTACCGAGCGCGGGTCTTAGATGAGGTTAATCATATTCTACATAACGAATTGAATTTATGGCGTATTGCAGTACGCCCAGCGCTTGACTTAGTAGAGGCGAGCTGGGATACGGGGGTATTTGTGCTGTTTTCGGGTGTGATTAAACGCATTGCGGTTAAGCTGTCTAAAATTTGTAATGATCTGCGCTTATTGAGTAGTGGTCCACTAGCAGGCTTTGGCGATATTCGCTTACCAGCCGTGCAAGCGGGTTCCTCGATTATGCCGGGAAAAGTCAATCCGGTGATTCCAGAGGTAGTGAATCAAGTCGCATTCCAAGTGATAGGTAATGATCTGGCTATCACCATCGCCGCAGAAGGGGGGCAATTGCAACTCAATGCATTTGAGCCGATTATTGCCTTTAACCTATTGCAGTCGATGCAAATGATGACACGCGCCATGCGTACTTTGACTACGCATGTGCAAGGGATAGTGGTGACTGAACAGGATAAGCAATGTCTACGTGAGCGCGTAGAACAAAGCCCCGGTTTGGCGACGTTTTTAATTCCCGTGATTGGCTATCAAGCGGCAACAAAAATTGCTAAGGAAGTGATTAGTAGTGGGCATAGTGTAAAAGATTTAGTGCTAGCCCAAGGCATTATGAATGAAACCCAGTGGGAGGAGTTCATGCACCCCGATAATCTCACTAAGCCCTATCGTCCGGCTACGCAAGCGAGTTGA
- a CDS encoding ethanolamine ammonia-lyase subunit EutB encodes MTAFTYTLGTTRYAFGSLRELLAKASPARSGDYLAGIAAQSATERVAAQMALADVPLKQFLHEPVIPYESDEVTRLIIDTHSAAAFAPISHFTVGQLREWLLGHEANPVTLSALAAGLTPEMVAAVSKIMRLQDLILVAQKVRVSSAFRNSLGGQGVMATRLQPNHPTDDPAGVSASILDGLLYGNGDAVIGINPATDNLTSISELLKLLDAIIQRYEIPTQACVLTHITSSIAAIERGVPLDLVFQSIAGTEAANASFGVSLALLQESYEAALSLKRGTVGQNVMYFETGQGSALSANAHHGVDQQTCEARAYAVARRFKPLLVNTVVGFIGPEYLYNGKQIIRAGLEDHFCAKLLGLPMGCDICYTNHAEADQDDMDVLLTLLGTAGVNFIMGIPGSDDIMLNYQTTSFHDALYIRQVLGLQPAPEFAAWLERMQIMQQDGKALALNPQLPPAFQSALLALN; translated from the coding sequence ATGACTGCTTTTACCTATACGCTGGGAACGACTCGTTATGCGTTTGGTTCATTGCGCGAATTATTGGCGAAAGCTTCACCTGCACGTTCAGGTGATTATTTAGCAGGTATTGCAGCGCAGAGTGCAACTGAGCGTGTAGCAGCACAAATGGCACTAGCCGATGTGCCGCTAAAACAGTTTCTCCACGAGCCTGTGATTCCCTATGAAAGTGATGAAGTCACACGCCTGATTATCGATACCCATAGTGCCGCTGCTTTTGCGCCGATTAGTCATTTCACGGTGGGGCAGTTGCGCGAATGGCTGCTAGGGCATGAGGCCAATCCAGTGACTTTGAGCGCTTTAGCTGCGGGTTTAACCCCTGAAATGGTCGCGGCGGTGTCGAAAATTATGCGTCTGCAAGATCTCATTTTAGTGGCGCAAAAAGTGCGAGTGTCGAGTGCATTTCGTAACTCATTAGGTGGGCAAGGAGTAATGGCAACGCGTTTGCAGCCTAATCACCCCACCGATGATCCCGCTGGAGTCTCCGCCAGCATTTTGGACGGCTTACTGTATGGCAATGGCGATGCAGTGATAGGTATTAATCCCGCCACCGATAATCTGACCTCCATTAGCGAGTTGCTTAAGCTCTTGGATGCCATTATTCAACGCTATGAAATCCCTACTCAAGCCTGTGTGTTGACACATATTACCTCCTCCATTGCCGCTATAGAACGCGGTGTGCCACTGGATTTAGTGTTTCAGTCGATTGCGGGTACTGAAGCGGCTAATGCTAGCTTTGGGGTCAGTTTAGCGCTTTTGCAAGAAAGCTATGAAGCGGCACTGAGTTTAAAGCGCGGTACGGTCGGGCAAAATGTAATGTATTTTGAGACCGGACAGGGCAGCGCTTTGTCGGCTAATGCGCATCATGGTGTGGATCAACAAACCTGCGAGGCGCGTGCTTATGCGGTGGCGCGGCGCTTTAAACCTTTATTGGTCAATACCGTAGTGGGCTTTATTGGTCCTGAGTATTTATACAATGGTAAGCAGATTATTCGTGCGGGACTCGAAGATCACTTTTGTGCCAAATTATTAGGTTTACCCATGGGTTGTGATATTTGCTATACCAATCATGCTGAAGCAGATCAGGATGATATGGATGTGCTACTAACCCTATTAGGTACGGCTGGCGTGAATTTTATTATGGGTATTCCCGGGTCGGATGACATTATGCTCAATTATCAAACTACCTCTTTTCATGATGCGCTCTATATCCGCCAAGTGTTAGGTTTACAGCCCGCGCCGGAGTTTGCCGCGTGGCTAGAACGTATGCAGATTATGCAGCAAGACGGTAAAGCGCTAGCGCTTAATCCACAATTACCCCCCGCTTTTCAATCGGCTCTATTAGCCTTGAACTAG
- the eutC gene encoding ethanolamine ammonia-lyase subunit EutC — MNPLTSTITPNPWQALRQLTAARIALGRAGGSLPTNVHLQFQLAHAQARDAVHLALDREALAFALTQQGLATLAVQSQVLDRDEYLQRPDRGRRLSTESLEVLQAHRAQTTPAFDVVVVVGDGLSALAIERHAVPMVLGIQALCSQERWSLAPIVLAQYTRVALGDEIGQMLQARMVVMLIGERPGLSSPDSLGIYFTWQPQVGLTDAARNCISNVRLEGLSYPTALYRLGYLMREAMKRQLSGVHLKDEADTPLLNTSVHDKTTNLLI; from the coding sequence ATGAACCCACTCACCAGCACTATTACACCTAACCCTTGGCAAGCATTACGTCAATTGACTGCGGCACGCATTGCACTAGGACGTGCGGGAGGGAGCTTGCCGACCAATGTACATTTGCAATTTCAACTGGCTCATGCACAAGCGCGTGATGCGGTGCATTTAGCCTTAGATCGTGAAGCTTTGGCATTTGCGCTTACCCAACAAGGTTTAGCTACGCTAGCGGTGCAAAGCCAAGTGCTAGATCGTGATGAATATTTACAGCGTCCTGATCGTGGGCGGCGTTTAAGTACTGAATCCTTAGAGGTTCTACAAGCTCATCGTGCTCAAACGACCCCAGCGTTTGATGTGGTAGTCGTGGTAGGGGATGGTCTGTCGGCGTTGGCTATTGAGCGTCATGCCGTGCCTATGGTGCTGGGTATTCAAGCCTTATGCAGTCAAGAACGGTGGTCATTAGCGCCCATTGTGTTAGCTCAATATACGCGTGTGGCGCTCGGCGATGAAATTGGGCAAATGTTGCAAGCTCGTATGGTGGTGATGCTGATTGGTGAACGTCCGGGTTTGAGTTCACCAGATAGTTTGGGAATTTATTTTACGTGGCAGCCGCAAGTGGGATTAACTGATGCAGCACGTAATTGCATTTCTAATGTGCGCTTAGAGGGTTTGAGTTATCCGACCGCGCTTTATCGTTTGGGTTATTTAATGCGTGAAGCCATGAAACGGCAATTATCCGGTGTGCATTTAAAGGATGAGGCCGATACGCCTTTACTAAACACCTCTGTACACGACAAAACCACTAACTTATTGATTTAG
- a CDS encoding transposase, which produces MNLALLAVHIDSDTDIGSRYRRMQRFFSQVFFNYNDIAHFLMGMFAFSGQQYYLTLDRTNWKWGKSNLNLLTLAVVYQGAAIPVYWMVLNKRGNSNQRERIALLQRFISQFGRNNILGVLADREFIGGQWWKWLSSKEIPYLIRIKGNQLMTDKHKKRRMSARCLPTSSRVNGAFSVTVATLAGNGFGSVAQSCPVVSC; this is translated from the coding sequence ATGAATTTGGCGTTGTTGGCGGTACACATAGATTCTGACACCGACATTGGTTCCCGCTATCGACGGATGCAACGCTTTTTTAGCCAAGTGTTCTTTAATTACAATGACATTGCCCATTTTCTTATGGGAATGTTCGCCTTTAGTGGTCAACAATACTACCTCACACTCGACAGAACCAACTGGAAATGGGGCAAATCCAACCTCAATCTCCTGACTTTGGCGGTTGTTTACCAAGGTGCGGCTATCCCCGTTTACTGGATGGTGTTGAACAAACGCGGTAATTCTAACCAACGTGAACGTATTGCCCTGCTGCAACGATTTATCAGCCAATTCGGGCGCAACAACATCTTGGGTGTGTTGGCTGACCGTGAGTTTATTGGTGGTCAATGGTGGAAGTGGTTGTCTTCCAAAGAGATTCCCTACTTGATTCGTATCAAGGGTAATCAGTTGATGACCGACAAACACAAAAAGAGGCGCATGTCCGCTCGCTGTTTGCCAACCTCAAGCCGGGTAAACGGCGCGTTCTCCGTCACCGTCGCGACGTTAGCGGGGAATGGGTTTGGCTCAGTGGCTCAAAGCTGCCCAGTGGTGAGTTGTTGA